A genomic region of Helicoverpa zea isolate HzStark_Cry1AcR chromosome 8, ilHelZeax1.1, whole genome shotgun sequence contains the following coding sequences:
- the LOC124632766 gene encoding ufm1-specific protease 2, which yields MSPRLKISNYVIERLSNIDTSESTGCLYGLMYDGTLLVVGLSLELFENEKNTYRQLLLNLPAEIELCGVVRFGESLTTGTTMKEILQDVDITDNPLVMIVNEKKEMKTHFLVHDKFEETKYEVLSSEDMWKQFLHVRLNTILPLSCEATISGVKNILQNKRKKIASGQVSFHVDGTSVYLFGVASDVGLTGTSPEATIGELVDSMSPEQPKKKKHNTNTVEIVPINLVLKTTKDILSDKLVKTAVKMMTTQRKPAFCISMPLRIDTLAMIHRNTKLLELYTVLVEAACRSLRLLESVLLEQLGQEGIGDGAGLRLPETFHFLPQELGHFITRVVPKAIPDESMEKERRLLHEQLGIVQTRPVFRRGNAYSDKSGGRLVNPHEAIPSQPLKPDVTVALVRGRYTYHHYMQDNFNDDGWGCAYRSMQTIFSWFRYQGYTTVEVPTHREIQQCLVNIGDKQSSFLGSKQWIGSTEVMFCLETLLGIQSRIIFANTGAELQSYAHDLVHHFQTHGTPIMIGGGVLAHTILGVEYNSATNDIRYLILDPHYTGAEDLSTVISKGWCGWKNSDFWNKAAHYNLCLPQTKPAI from the exons atgtCACCACGTctcaaaatatcaaattatgttATTGAg AGGCTGTCTAATATAGACACCAGTGAAAGTACAGGATGTCTGTACGGACTCATGTACGATGGCACATTGCTCGTGGTTGGACTGAGCTTagaattatttgaaaatgagaAGAACACTTATAGGCAGTTGTTGCTCAACCTTCCCGCCGAAATAGAACTATGCGGAGTCGTAAGGTTCGGCGAATCGTTGACTACCGGAACCACAATGAAAGAAATATTGCAG GATGTTGATATAACAGACAATCCTCTAGTGATGATAGtcaatgaaaagaaagaaatgaaAACTCACTTTCTAGTGCATGACAAGTTTGAAGAGACTAAATATGAAGTGTTGAGCTCTGAGGATATGTGGAAACAGTTCCTTCATGTGCGCTTAAATACAATATTACCACTGAGCTGTGAAGCCACAATATCTGGAGTCAAAAATATTCTGCAAAATAAGAGGAAAAAG ATTGCCTCTGGTCAAGTGTCATTCCATGTAGATGGTACATCAGTGTACTTGTTTGGTGTTGCATCAGATGTGGGTCTAACAGGAACTAGCCCAGAAGCAACAATAGGAGAACTGGTTGACTCTATGAGTCCAGAACAGCCTAAGAAGAAGAAGCATAATACTAATACTGTA GAAATAGTACCTATAAATCTTGTATTGAAGACAACAAAGGATATactgtcagataaacttgtgAAGACTGCAGTTAAAATGATGACAACTCAAAGAAAAC CTGCATTTTGTATCAGTATGCCATTGAGAATAGACACCCTGGCAATGATACATCGCAATACCAAGTTGTTGGAGCTTTACACTGTTCTTGTGGAGGCAGCCTGCAGGTCTCTTAGACTATTGGAAAGTGTTCTTCTAGAACAATTAG GACAAGAAGGCATTGGAGATGGGGCTGGGTTACGTTTACCAGAGACTTTCCACTTCTTACCTCAAGAATTAGGGCATTTCATCACAAGGGTAGTGCCTAAAGCCATACCTGATGAAAGTATGG AAAAGGAACGGCGTTTATTGCACGAACAGTTAGGTATCGTCCAGACTAGGCCAGTTTTCCGTCGAGGTAATGCATATTCTGACAAAAGCGGCGGTCGTTTAGTGAATCCTCACGAAGCTATTCCAAGCCAGCCGTTAAAGCCTGACGTGACGGTGGCGCTAGTTCGAGGACGATACACCTACCATCACTACATGCAAGATAACTTCAATGATGATGGCTGGGGATGCGCATACCGTTCAATGCAAACTATATTCTCGTGGTTCCG GTACCAAGGATACACAACAGTCGAAGTACCAACTCACAGAGAAATTCAACAGTGCCTTGTCAACATTGGCGATAAGCAGTCGTCATTTTTAGGTTCAAAGCAATGGATAGGTTCTACtgaagttatgttttgtttagaaaCACTTTTAGGCATTCAATCAAGAATAATATTTGCTAACACGGGAGCTGAATTACAGAGTTACGCTCATGACTTGGTACACCATTTCCAGACACATGGAACTCCTATTATGATTG GTGGTGGAGTGCTGGCACACACAATATTGGGCGTGGAATACAACTCGGCGACAAATGACATACGCTATCTCATCTTAGACCCGCACTACACGGGCGCAGAAGATTTATCTACCGTCATCAGCAAGGGTTGGTGCGGCTGGAAGAATTCAGACTTCTGGAATAAAGCTGCTCACTATAACCTCTGTTTGCCACAAACAAAACCTGCTATTTAA
- the LOC124632769 gene encoding exosome complex component RRP43-like produces MAEIYKLIHPVKYFNDYISRNIRPDGRTFQEQRNIKLNVNSIKSADASAVVKCGNTTVVCGIKLELATPKAEEPDVGFLVTNVELPPLCSSKYRPGPPSDSAQVTSNLVSDIVITSKCVDLKDLCIIPDKLAWVLYCDMVCIDNDGSLVDACITTLMASLKTLTLPSVTYDPETEEISVDTSVRKKLNINGLPVATSFALYKHDQSDIVLADPSTYEEEMCRGIGANLILCYNKGVLCGAQKFGGNNLSTVCEEKAFDIAKERAQLVEEVIDVCIKNYELENKK; encoded by the exons ATGGCTGAAATATACAA GCTTATTCACCCGGTCAAGTATTTTAACGACTACATATCAAGAAACATACGTCCAGATGGAAGAACATTCCAGGAACAACGTAATATCAAGTTAAATGTTAATTCTATAAAATCGGCAGATGCCTCAGCAGTCGTCAAGTGTGGAAACACCACTGTTGTTTGTGGAATTAAACTG GAATTAGCCACACCAAAAGCAGAAGAACCAGATGTTGGGTTCCTTGTCACAAATGTGGAACTGCCACCCCTGTGTTCGTCAAAGTATAGACCAGGCCCTCCGTCAGACAGTGCTCAAGTGACTAGCAACCTTGTCTCGGATATTGTCATAACATCTAAATGTGTAGACCTGAAAGACTTGTGCATAATCCCTGATAAACTGGCATGGGTGTTGTACTGTGACATGGTCTGCATAGACAATGATGGTAGCTTGGTTGATGCTTGCATCACCACACTGATGGCCAGTTTGAAAACAT TGACCCTGCCATCGGTAACATATGATCCAGAAACTGAAGAGATTAGTGTAGATACAAGTGTAAGAAAAAAGCTAAATATTAATGGATTACCAGTGGCAACTAGCTTTGCTTTGTATAAACATGATCAAAG TGACATTGTTTTAGCTGATCCTTCAACATACGAAGAAGAAATGTGTAGAGGCATTGGTGCTAACTTAATACTATGCTATAACAAAGGTGTACTTTGTGGTGCTCAAAAGTTTGGAGGCAACAACCTTTCTACAGTTTGTGAAGAAAAAGCTTTTGATATAGCTAAAGAAAGAGCCCAGCTTGTTGAAGAAGTTATTGATGTTTGCataaaaaattatgaattagaaaataaaaaatag
- the LOC124632698 gene encoding 60S ribosomal protein L31, whose product MAKPKGERKGKSAINEVVTREYTVNLHKRLHGVGFKKRAPRAIKEIRKFAEKQMGTPDVRVDTRLNKFLWSKGVRNVPFRVRVRLSRRRNDDEDSAHKLFTLVTYVPVASIKGLQTENVDASQE is encoded by the exons ATGGCAAAACCCAAGGGAGAGAGAAAAGGCAAATCTGCCATCAACGAAGTTGTAACTCGTGAATACACGGTTAACTTACACAAACGGCTTCATGGAGTAGGGTTCAAGAAACGTGCTCCTCGTGCCATTAAGGAAATCCGTAAATTCGCAGAGAAACAAATGGGAACCCCCGATGTTCGAGTGGACACTCGCCTAAACAAATTCCTTTGGTCCAAGGGAGTCAG AAATGTCCCCTTCCGCGTCCGTGTGAGGCTGTCTCGCAGACGTAATGACGATGAGGACTCAGCACACAAACTGTTCACCCTCGTGACCTACGTACCAGTAGCCTCAATCAAGGGCTTGCAGACAGAGAATGTTGACGCTAGCCAGGAATAA